From one Phocaeicola salanitronis DSM 18170 genomic stretch:
- a CDS encoding cell division ATP-binding protein FtsE: protein MNEETLIRYKGVEINQQALCVLHDVDFELHKGEFIYIIGKVGSGKSTFLKTIYGELDIAEGEATVLGYNLKKVKQRQISELRRKLGIVFQDFQLLIDRNVHDNLDFVLRATGWKQRSEIESRIEEVLQLVGMENKGYKMPNELSGGEQQRIVIARAILNKPDIILADEPTGNLDVETGRNIVELLKEICKQGSSIIMTTHNLNLLSEFPGIVYRCEQHQLQRIGES from the coding sequence ATGAACGAAGAAACGCTTATACGCTATAAAGGGGTAGAAATAAACCAGCAAGCCCTCTGCGTTCTGCATGATGTGGACTTCGAACTTCATAAAGGCGAATTCATTTACATCATCGGAAAAGTAGGAAGCGGAAAATCGACTTTCCTGAAAACCATTTATGGAGAATTAGACATCGCCGAAGGGGAAGCCACCGTACTGGGCTACAACCTGAAAAAGGTGAAGCAAAGGCAAATTTCAGAATTACGGCGCAAGCTGGGCATCGTATTCCAAGACTTCCAACTCCTGATTGACCGGAACGTACACGACAACTTGGATTTCGTATTACGCGCTACCGGCTGGAAGCAGAGAAGCGAAATTGAAAGCCGGATAGAAGAAGTGCTGCAGCTGGTAGGCATGGAAAACAAGGGCTATAAAATGCCGAATGAACTTTCGGGAGGCGAGCAACAACGCATTGTCATCGCACGTGCCATACTGAACAAGCCCGACATCATCCTTGCCGACGAGCCAACCGGAAACCTGGATGTAGAAACAGGACGGAACATCGTGGAACTGTTGAAAGAGATATGCAAACAAGGGTCATCCATCATCATGACGACCCACAACCTCAACCTGCTTTCCGAGTTCCCCGGTATCGTTTACCGCTGCGAACAGCATCAATTGCAACGGATAGGCGAATCCTAA
- the hisIE gene encoding bifunctional phosphoribosyl-AMP cyclohydrolase/phosphoribosyl-ATP diphosphatase HisIE: MQPDFDKMDGLVPAIIQDSYTQKVLMLGFMNKEAYEKTLTTGKVTFYSRTKQRLWTKGETSGNFLEVVSIKSDCDNDTLLIQAHPTGPVCHTGTDTCWGEKNEQDIMFLKELQDFIDKRHEEMPEKSYTTSLFKSGVNKMAQKVGEEAVETIIEACNGTDERLIYEGADLLYHLIVLLTSKGYRIEDLARELKERHSESWKKH; encoded by the coding sequence ATGCAACCCGACTTTGATAAAATGGACGGATTAGTCCCTGCCATTATCCAAGACAGCTACACCCAAAAAGTGCTTATGCTTGGATTCATGAACAAAGAAGCCTACGAAAAGACCTTGACAACAGGCAAAGTCACGTTCTATAGCCGTACCAAACAACGCTTATGGACGAAAGGCGAAACCAGCGGGAACTTTTTGGAAGTAGTTTCCATAAAGAGCGATTGCGACAATGATACCTTGCTCATTCAGGCACACCCGACCGGTCCTGTATGCCATACGGGCACCGACACCTGCTGGGGAGAAAAAAACGAGCAAGACATCATGTTCTTGAAAGAATTGCAAGACTTCATCGACAAGCGCCACGAAGAAATGCCCGAAAAGTCATATACCACAAGCCTGTTCAAATCTGGCGTTAATAAAATGGCACAAAAAGTAGGTGAAGAGGCGGTTGAAACCATTATCGAAGCCTGCAATGGTACAGACGAACGCCTCATTTATGAAGGCGCCGACCTGCTATACCACCTCATCGTATTGCTCACTTCCAAAGGATACCGCATCGAAGACCTGGCACGGGAACTGAAAGAACGCCATAGCGAAAGCTGGAAAAAACATTAA
- a CDS encoding LA_2272 family surface repeat-containing protein — MKLKTLRSGFILSALLFAISLPAYSQSAQHKKLKKRANLALNITNKKEQPPCTYFNIGFASNYPSLSGVGINVISSTTHYHSKGFQLAGLVNITGIHAEGVQLSGIANVTGRNSNGVVLSGLMNVNGGSLNGIALSGIGNMTGKNTHGLIIGGLINIANGQSGGMLLSGIANVSKQAQNGVMISGLMNASGDTVRGLQLTSLLNAAGEANNGVQLAALGNINTLNRGLQLGICNFSAKNKGAQIGITNLSGEGKKGLQFGFVNLSADSLARQIGCINITPRTQIQLLISSGNLNKANLAVRFKNRYTYTELGGGAYYFDLDHDVSASAFYRAGIYYPLLSRLEISADAGFYHIETLDNKHKGYPARAYALQPRLNLEFRITKKLGIFASGGYAWTRPYSKEHTLDHKGTFEAGIVLF, encoded by the coding sequence ATGAAACTAAAAACACTGCGGAGCGGATTCATATTGTCCGCTCTGCTTTTTGCCATATCGTTACCCGCATATTCCCAGTCCGCCCAGCATAAGAAGCTGAAAAAGAGGGCTAATCTTGCTTTAAACATAACCAATAAGAAAGAACAGCCCCCATGCACGTACTTCAACATAGGCTTTGCAAGCAACTACCCCAGCCTGTCCGGAGTGGGCATCAACGTAATCTCCAGTACCACCCATTACCACTCCAAAGGATTCCAATTGGCCGGGCTTGTCAACATTACGGGCATACATGCAGAAGGGGTACAGCTTTCCGGCATAGCCAATGTTACAGGGCGGAACTCCAACGGCGTCGTGTTAAGCGGGCTTATGAATGTAAACGGAGGTTCGCTAAACGGTATCGCCTTATCGGGCATAGGCAATATGACCGGAAAAAACACCCACGGGCTTATCATAGGAGGATTAATCAACATCGCCAACGGACAATCGGGCGGAATGCTTCTGTCCGGTATCGCCAATGTATCCAAACAAGCACAAAACGGCGTGATGATAAGCGGATTGATGAATGCCAGCGGAGATACCGTCAGAGGATTACAGCTCACCTCTTTACTAAACGCTGCCGGAGAAGCCAACAACGGTGTGCAGCTTGCCGCCCTGGGAAACATAAATACCCTCAATCGAGGCCTTCAGTTGGGAATATGCAATTTTAGCGCAAAGAATAAAGGAGCGCAAATAGGCATAACCAACTTGTCAGGCGAAGGGAAAAAGGGTCTGCAGTTCGGATTCGTCAACTTGAGTGCCGATAGCCTTGCACGCCAAATCGGATGCATCAATATTACCCCCCGTACTCAAATCCAATTATTGATTTCAAGCGGGAACCTGAATAAAGCCAACCTTGCCGTACGGTTCAAGAACCGGTATACCTACACCGAATTGGGCGGAGGGGCTTATTACTTCGACCTCGACCACGATGTATCTGCTTCCGCATTTTACCGTGCGGGTATCTACTACCCGCTATTATCCCGCCTGGAAATCAGTGCCGATGCAGGATTTTACCACATCGAAACACTTGATAACAAACACAAAGGATATCCTGCACGGGCTTATGCCCTTCAACCACGCCTGAATCTAGAGTTCCGCATAACGAAAAAACTGGGCATCTTCGCCTCGGGCGGCTATGCCTGGACACGCCCGTATAGCAAGGAACACACCTTAGACCATAAAGGGACTTTCGAAGCCGGTATCGTTTTATTCTAA
- the hisF gene encoding imidazole glycerol phosphate synthase subunit HisF, which yields MLAKRIIPCLDIKNGQTVKGTNFINLREAGDPVELGQLYSEQGADELVYLDITASHEGRKTFTDLVKRIAACINIPFTVGGGIHELSDVERLLNAGADKVSVNSAAIRNPQLIDDIAQHFGSQVCVVAIDARQTEKGWKCYLNGGRVETEKDLFNWAHEANERGAGEILFTSMDHDGVKNGYANKALAILSDTLTIPVIASGGAGNKQHFKDAFTQGKADAALAASVFHFGEIPIPELKAYLHTEGINVRI from the coding sequence ATGTTAGCAAAACGAATCATACCCTGTCTGGATATAAAGAACGGACAAACCGTAAAAGGAACCAACTTCATCAACTTACGCGAAGCAGGCGACCCCGTGGAACTGGGACAACTCTACAGCGAGCAAGGAGCCGATGAACTGGTCTACCTGGACATTACAGCCAGCCACGAAGGACGGAAAACGTTTACCGACTTAGTGAAACGCATAGCTGCCTGCATCAATATCCCGTTTACCGTAGGCGGAGGCATTCACGAGCTAAGCGATGTGGAGCGCCTGCTGAATGCCGGTGCCGATAAAGTATCGGTCAATTCTGCCGCTATCCGGAATCCCCAACTCATTGATGACATAGCCCAGCATTTCGGTTCTCAAGTATGTGTGGTTGCCATTGATGCCCGCCAAACGGAAAAAGGATGGAAATGTTATCTGAACGGAGGACGGGTGGAAACCGAAAAGGACTTGTTCAATTGGGCGCATGAAGCCAACGAACGGGGAGCCGGAGAGATACTTTTCACCAGCATGGACCACGACGGAGTGAAAAACGGATACGCAAACAAGGCACTGGCAATACTGAGCGACACATTAACCATTCCGGTCATCGCTTCGGGAGGAGCCGGGAACAAACAGCATTTCAAAGACGCGTTCACGCAAGGGAAAGCCGATGCGGCACTGGCGGCAAGTGTATTCCATTTCGGCGAAATACCCATACCCGAACTGAAAGCATACCTCCATACGGAAGGCATTAACGTAAGAATTTAA
- a CDS encoding aspartate kinase produces MKVLKFGGTSVGSAQRMKDVAKLITDGEQKIVVLSAMSGTTNTLVEISDYLYKKNPEGANEIINRLEGKYKQHIDELYSTEEYKQKTLEFVKSVFDYIRSFTKDIFTLFEEKVILAQGEIISTNMVTNYLCEQGVKAYLIPALEFMRTDKNSEPDLNYIREKLAAQLEAHAGQDIYITQGFICRNAYGEIDNLQRGGSDYTASLIGAAINASEIQIWTDIDGMHDNDPRVVDKTSPVRQLHFEEAAELAYFGAKILHPTCIQPAKYANIPVRLLNTMEPSAPGTLISNDTEKGKIKAVAAKDNITAIKIKSSRMLLAYGFLRKVFEIFESYQTAIDMVCTSEVGVSMSIDNTKHLNEIVNDLKKYGTVTVDHDMCIVCVVGDLEWENVGFEAKALDAMRDIPVRMISFGGSNYNISFLIRECDKKKALQSLSDVLFNAGK; encoded by the coding sequence ATGAAAGTTTTAAAGTTTGGAGGAACGTCAGTAGGCTCGGCACAGAGAATGAAAGACGTTGCCAAATTGATTACCGATGGCGAACAGAAAATCGTAGTCCTGTCTGCCATGTCGGGTACGACCAATACCTTGGTCGAAATTTCAGATTATCTGTACAAGAAAAACCCGGAAGGTGCGAATGAAATCATCAACAGGTTGGAAGGCAAATACAAACAACACATTGATGAACTTTATTCTACAGAGGAGTATAAACAGAAGACACTGGAATTTGTAAAATCGGTATTCGATTACATCCGGTCGTTTACAAAAGATATTTTTACGTTGTTCGAAGAAAAGGTAATCTTGGCACAAGGAGAAATCATCTCTACCAACATGGTTACCAACTACCTGTGCGAACAAGGCGTAAAAGCCTATTTGATTCCTGCACTGGAATTCATGCGCACGGACAAAAACAGTGAACCTGACTTGAATTATATCCGCGAGAAACTTGCCGCACAGCTGGAAGCACATGCGGGACAAGACATCTACATCACCCAAGGATTCATCTGCCGCAACGCATACGGCGAAATCGACAACCTGCAACGGGGCGGAAGCGACTATACCGCATCCCTCATCGGAGCCGCTATCAACGCTTCTGAAATCCAGATATGGACCGACATCGACGGCATGCACGACAATGACCCGCGTGTGGTTGACAAAACATCGCCCGTACGCCAGCTGCATTTCGAAGAAGCCGCAGAACTGGCATACTTCGGTGCTAAAATCCTGCACCCTACCTGCATCCAGCCTGCCAAATATGCCAACATTCCGGTGCGCCTGCTGAATACGATGGAACCAAGCGCCCCCGGTACCTTGATTTCAAATGATACCGAAAAGGGGAAAATCAAAGCCGTAGCTGCCAAAGACAACATAACAGCCATTAAAATCAAGTCGAGCCGTATGCTGCTGGCTTACGGGTTCTTGCGGAAAGTATTCGAAATATTCGAAAGCTACCAGACCGCCATTGATATGGTCTGCACCTCGGAAGTAGGCGTATCGATGTCGATAGACAATACCAAACATTTAAATGAAATTGTCAATGACTTGAAGAAATACGGCACCGTCACCGTTGACCACGATATGTGCATCGTCTGTGTTGTGGGCGACCTGGAATGGGAAAACGTGGGCTTCGAAGCCAAAGCGCTCGATGCGATGCGTGACATTCCGGTACGTATGATTTCATTCGGAGGCAGCAACTATAACATCTCGTTCCTGATTCGGGAATGCGACAAGAAGAAAGCCTTGCAATCCTTGAGCGACGTGCTGTTCAATGCCGGCAAGTAA
- a CDS encoding AMP-binding protein: MEKSFLAFIEQSIKKNWDLDALTDYKGATLQYKDLARKIEKLHILLEESGVRPGDKVAICGRNSSHWGVAFLATLTYGAIAVPILHEFKADTIHNIVNHSDARLLFVGDMAWESLNEAEMPLLEGIILMTDFTLLVCRSKQLEYAREHLNEMFGRKFPRNFRREHVSYRRDTPEELAIINYTSGTTSFSKGVMLPYRSLWSNTQFAFEVLPLQAGNRVVSMLPMAHMYGLAFEFLYEICCGCHVYFLTRMPSPKIIAQAFTDVKPHIVIAVPLIIEKIIKKGVLPKMETLKMKMLMKLPIINDKINEAVREQMVKGFGGQFYEIIVGGAAFNSEIETFLKGLDFPYTVGYGMTECGPIISYEDWKSFRPGSCGKAAPRMEIRIDSPDPQYTVGEILVRGDNVMLGYYKNPESTAQAIDKDGWLHTGDLGVMDAEGNLFIKGRSKNMLLGPSGQNIYPEEIEEQLNNLPYVAECIVIQQKDNKLAALVYPDFEAAYAQGMNEADIEKQMEENRLMLNAALPSYSQIAAVKIYPEEFEKTPKKSIKRFLYQDVK, translated from the coding sequence ATGGAAAAAAGTTTCTTAGCCTTCATAGAGCAGAGCATCAAAAAGAATTGGGACCTCGATGCACTGACCGATTACAAGGGTGCCACTTTGCAATACAAAGACCTGGCACGGAAGATAGAAAAGCTACACATCCTATTGGAAGAAAGCGGCGTACGCCCGGGCGATAAAGTAGCTATCTGCGGACGGAACAGTTCACATTGGGGTGTGGCTTTCCTTGCCACCCTGACCTATGGCGCGATAGCTGTCCCTATCCTGCATGAATTCAAAGCCGATACCATCCACAATATCGTCAATCACTCCGATGCCCGCCTGCTTTTTGTAGGCGACATGGCATGGGAAAGCCTCAACGAGGCGGAAATGCCTTTACTGGAAGGCATTATCCTGATGACCGATTTCACCTTATTGGTATGCCGGAGCAAACAGTTGGAATATGCCCGCGAGCACCTGAACGAAATGTTCGGGCGCAAATTCCCGCGCAATTTCCGCCGCGAGCATGTATCCTACCGGCGTGACACCCCCGAAGAGCTGGCTATCATCAACTACACATCGGGCACCACCAGTTTTTCGAAAGGAGTCATGCTCCCCTACCGTTCCTTATGGTCGAACACGCAATTCGCGTTCGAGGTGCTTCCGCTCCAAGCGGGAAACCGGGTCGTATCCATGCTTCCGATGGCACACATGTACGGACTTGCGTTTGAATTCCTTTACGAAATCTGTTGCGGATGCCACGTTTATTTCCTCACCCGCATGCCCAGCCCGAAAATCATCGCACAAGCATTCACGGATGTAAAGCCCCATATTGTCATTGCCGTACCGCTGATTATCGAAAAGATTATCAAGAAAGGCGTATTGCCGAAAATGGAAACGCTCAAGATGAAGATGCTCATGAAGCTTCCCATCATCAACGACAAGATAAACGAAGCGGTACGCGAGCAAATGGTGAAAGGCTTCGGCGGACAATTCTATGAAATCATTGTAGGCGGGGCTGCATTCAACAGCGAGATAGAGACCTTCCTGAAAGGGCTTGATTTCCCGTATACAGTAGGCTATGGCATGACCGAATGCGGTCCGATTATCAGCTATGAGGATTGGAAAAGCTTCCGCCCCGGCTCATGCGGGAAAGCCGCGCCACGCATGGAAATACGCATAGACAGCCCAGACCCTCAATATACGGTTGGGGAAATCCTGGTACGCGGCGACAATGTCATGTTGGGCTATTACAAGAATCCGGAGTCTACAGCCCAAGCCATAGACAAAGACGGATGGCTGCATACGGGCGACTTAGGAGTAATGGATGCCGAGGGAAACCTCTTTATCAAGGGACGAAGCAAGAACATGCTGTTAGGGCCTTCGGGACAAAACATCTATCCGGAAGAAATTGAAGAACAACTGAATAACCTGCCCTATGTGGCGGAATGCATCGTTATCCAGCAAAAGGACAATAAGCTTGCCGCACTTGTCTATCCCGATTTTGAAGCCGCATACGCACAAGGCATGAACGAGGCAGATATTGAGAAACAAATGGAAGAAAACCGCCTCATGTTGAATGCGGCTCTCCCGTCCTATTCACAAATAGCCGCAGTAAAAATCTATCCGGAAGAATTTGAGAAGACTCCGAAAAAAAGCATCAAACGCTTCTTGTATCAAGATGTTAAATAA
- the lysA gene encoding diaminopimelate decarboxylase, with translation MKGIFPVERFQNVETPFYYYNADLLRETLNVIRTEAGKYNKFCVHYAIKANANPKILGIIRESGLGVDCVSGWEIEAAIQAGFPASKIVFAGVGKTDKEINLALDHDIFCFNVESVPELEVINQLAAGKNKIARVAFRINPDVGAHTHANITTGLAENKFGISMQDMDKVIDRALEMNHVKFVGLHFHIGSQILDMGDFIALCNRVNELQEKLYARQIIVEHINVGGGLGIDYAHPNRQSIPDFAEYFATYHKHLKLRPQQTLHFELGRSVVGQCGSLITRVIYVKQGTNKQFAIVDAGMTDLIRPALYQAYHKIENISSEEPVETYDVVGPICESSDVFGKAIDLNRTHRGDFLALRSAGAYGEIMASGYNCRPLPKGYTSDELR, from the coding sequence ATGAAAGGTATTTTTCCTGTAGAGAGATTCCAAAACGTAGAAACTCCTTTTTATTATTACAACGCCGACCTGTTGCGCGAGACATTGAACGTTATCCGCACCGAAGCCGGAAAGTACAACAAATTCTGTGTGCACTATGCCATCAAGGCAAACGCCAATCCTAAAATCTTAGGCATCATCCGCGAGAGCGGACTGGGAGTGGATTGCGTAAGCGGCTGGGAGATAGAAGCGGCTATCCAAGCAGGGTTTCCCGCAAGCAAGATCGTATTTGCCGGCGTGGGCAAGACCGACAAGGAAATCAACCTTGCACTCGACCACGACATCTTTTGCTTCAACGTAGAGTCTGTTCCCGAACTGGAAGTCATCAACCAACTGGCTGCCGGCAAGAACAAGATAGCACGCGTAGCTTTCCGCATCAATCCCGATGTAGGAGCACATACACATGCCAATATCACCACAGGACTTGCCGAAAACAAGTTCGGCATCAGCATGCAGGATATGGATAAGGTTATCGACCGGGCACTCGAAATGAACCACGTGAAGTTCGTCGGCCTGCACTTCCACATCGGTTCGCAAATCCTGGATATGGGAGACTTCATCGCCCTGTGCAACCGTGTAAACGAATTGCAGGAAAAACTCTACGCACGCCAAATCATCGTGGAACATATCAACGTAGGAGGAGGGCTGGGCATCGATTACGCGCATCCCAACCGGCAATCCATCCCCGACTTTGCCGAATACTTTGCTACCTACCACAAGCACCTGAAGCTTCGCCCGCAACAGACTTTACACTTCGAGCTGGGCCGTTCTGTAGTAGGACAATGCGGAAGCCTCATCACACGCGTCATATACGTAAAACAAGGCACCAACAAGCAATTCGCCATTGTCGATGCAGGCATGACCGACCTCATCCGCCCTGCCCTTTACCAGGCATACCACAAGATAGAAAACATTTCCTCCGAAGAACCGGTGGAAACCTACGATGTAGTAGGACCTATTTGCGAATCGTCCGATGTCTTTGGCAAAGCCATCGACCTGAACCGCACACATCGTGGCGATTTTCTTGCCCTCCGCTCTGCAGGCGCATACGGAGAAATCATGGCATCCGGGTACAATTGCCGACCGCTCCCGAAAGGCTACACTTCGGACGAACTGAGATAA
- the hisH gene encoding imidazole glycerol phosphate synthase subunit HisH, with protein MNVAIIKYNAGNIFSIDYALRRLGIEPVITADKELIRKADKVIFPGVGEAKNTMEYLQEHQLDRLITDLKQPVLGICLGMQLMCRHSEEGDVPCLGIFDVDVKRFHPVRHEDKVPHMGWNTIQCTDKLLFNGFEQEEFVYFVHSYYVPLNDFTAARTDYILPFSAALHKDNFYATQFHPEKSGKTGERILQNFLNIAY; from the coding sequence ATGAATGTAGCGATTATCAAATACAATGCAGGAAACATCTTCTCGATAGACTATGCCTTGCGCCGGTTAGGGATAGAGCCGGTCATTACCGCCGACAAGGAACTTATCCGAAAAGCGGATAAAGTCATCTTTCCGGGCGTTGGAGAAGCCAAGAACACCATGGAATATCTTCAGGAGCATCAGCTGGACCGGCTGATCACCGACCTGAAACAACCCGTTTTAGGCATTTGCCTGGGCATGCAATTGATGTGCCGGCATTCGGAAGAAGGTGATGTCCCATGCTTGGGCATTTTCGATGTAGATGTCAAGCGTTTCCATCCTGTCCGCCACGAAGACAAAGTGCCCCACATGGGTTGGAATACCATCCAATGCACAGACAAGCTATTGTTCAACGGTTTCGAACAAGAAGAATTTGTCTATTTCGTACATAGCTATTACGTTCCGCTAAACGATTTTACGGCAGCCCGGACAGACTATATCCTGCCCTTCAGTGCCGCCCTGCACAAAGACAACTTCTATGCCACCCAGTTTCATCCCGAAAAGAGCGGGAAAACCGGAGAACGTATATTACAGAACTTTTTAAACATAGCATACTGA
- the hisA gene encoding 1-(5-phosphoribosyl)-5-[(5-phosphoribosylamino)methylideneamino]imidazole-4-carboxamide isomerase, which yields MIELIPAIDIIDGKCVRLSQGNYNSKKVYNENPLEVAKEFEAYGIRRLHVVDLDGAASHHIVNYRTLEQIATHTSLIIDFGGGIKTSGDIEIAFESGAEMVTLGSVAVKHPEWFCEWLQTYGNEKIILGADVKDRKIAINGWKEESPMELMPFLEQYTQKGITKVLCTDISHDGMLDGPSLPLYQDILKACPGLYLIASGGISCMDDILKLDEAGIPAVVFGKAIYEGRISLKELSHYII from the coding sequence ATGATAGAACTAATCCCAGCCATCGACATCATTGATGGAAAATGTGTCCGTCTCTCGCAAGGCAATTACAATTCGAAGAAGGTCTACAACGAGAATCCGCTGGAAGTAGCCAAAGAGTTCGAAGCATACGGCATCCGCAGGTTACATGTGGTCGACTTAGACGGAGCCGCATCCCACCATATCGTGAATTACCGCACATTGGAACAGATTGCCACTCATACCTCGCTCATCATCGATTTCGGCGGAGGAATCAAGACATCGGGCGATATCGAAATCGCATTCGAGAGCGGTGCCGAAATGGTCACACTGGGCAGCGTAGCCGTGAAACACCCCGAATGGTTCTGTGAATGGCTGCAAACCTACGGGAACGAGAAAATCATTCTGGGAGCGGATGTGAAAGACCGCAAAATCGCCATCAACGGCTGGAAAGAAGAAAGCCCGATGGAACTGATGCCCTTCTTAGAGCAATACACACAAAAAGGAATCACCAAGGTATTGTGCACCGACATCAGCCATGACGGAATGCTGGACGGTCCTTCCCTCCCGCTCTATCAAGACATACTGAAAGCCTGTCCGGGACTTTACCTGATAGCCAGCGGAGGCATCAGCTGTATGGATGATATCCTGAAACTGGATGAAGCAGGCATCCCTGCCGTTGTATTCGGGAAAGCCATTTACGAAGGACGGATTTCACTAAAAGAACTTAGCCACTATATAATATAA